The Alteripontixanthobacter sp. genome has a window encoding:
- a CDS encoding VOC family protein: MFSHVMVGADDIDASKKFYDACFKALGGREGSVDPKGRLIYMHNGGIFLVSQPIDGGKACGANGGTIGFAVESEEQGQAWHDAGVANGGTAIEDPPGIRESEIGNMYLAYLRDPAGNKVCVMKRMG, from the coding sequence ATGTTCAGCCACGTCATGGTCGGCGCCGACGATATCGACGCTTCGAAGAAATTTTACGATGCCTGCTTCAAGGCGTTGGGCGGGCGCGAAGGATCGGTCGATCCCAAGGGACGCCTGATCTACATGCATAATGGCGGGATCTTCCTGGTTTCCCAGCCGATCGATGGCGGCAAGGCGTGCGGCGCGAATGGCGGCACGATCGGCTTTGCGGTCGAAAGTGAGGAACAGGGCCAGGCCTGGCACGATGCAGGCGTCGCCAATGGCGGCACCGCGATCGAAGATCCGCCGGGCATCCGAGAAAGCGAGATCGGCAACATGTATCTCGCCTATCTGCGCGATCCGGCCGGCAACAAGGTCTGCGTGATGAAGCGCATGGGCTGA
- the fghA gene encoding S-formylglutathione hydrolase — MAELTTVSENKAFGGVQGVYTHASAETTCDMTFAAYVPDHQPGANLPVLWFLSGLTCTHANVMEKGEYRAACARHGIIFVAPDTSPRGENVPDAEGEYDFGKGAGFYLDAVREPWAANYRMRSYIERELPDLIAANFPADMERQGIMGHSMGGHGALTTALRNPGRFKSVSAFAPIANPSAVPWGQKAFSRYLGEDPDAWAEYDAVRLIEGGADVDRLLVDQGTADQFLGEQLAIPALRSACQNAGIAAEIRMKDGYDHSYFTISTFMAEHVDWHAEYIGL, encoded by the coding sequence ATGGCGGAACTTACCACCGTCAGCGAAAACAAGGCGTTCGGCGGAGTGCAGGGGGTCTATACCCACGCCTCCGCCGAAACCACCTGCGACATGACTTTCGCCGCCTATGTCCCGGACCACCAGCCGGGCGCGAACTTGCCGGTGCTGTGGTTCCTTTCCGGCCTCACCTGCACCCATGCCAATGTCATGGAGAAGGGCGAATACCGTGCCGCCTGCGCGCGGCATGGCATCATCTTCGTCGCGCCCGACACCAGTCCGCGCGGCGAAAATGTGCCCGATGCCGAAGGCGAATATGATTTCGGCAAGGGCGCGGGTTTCTATCTCGATGCCGTTCGCGAGCCATGGGCAGCAAACTACCGGATGCGCAGCTATATCGAGCGCGAATTGCCCGATCTGATCGCGGCGAATTTTCCCGCCGATATGGAACGCCAGGGGATCATGGGACATTCGATGGGCGGCCATGGCGCGCTGACCACGGCCTTGCGCAATCCTGGCCGCTTCAAGAGTGTCAGCGCCTTTGCACCCATCGCCAACCCCAGTGCCGTGCCTTGGGGGCAAAAGGCCTTCTCGCGCTATCTTGGCGAAGACCCGGACGCGTGGGCCGAATATGACGCTGTTCGCCTGATCGAAGGCGGCGCGGACGTGGATCGCCTGCTGGTGGACCAGGGCACCGCCGACCAGTTCCTTGGCGAGCAACTCGCAATCCCCGCCCTGCGCAGCGCCTGCCAAAATGCCGGCATCGCGGCCGAAATTCGCATGAAGGACGGCTACGACCATTCCTATTTCACCATCTCGACCTTCATGGCCGAGCATGTGGACTGGCATGCGGAGTATATCGGCCTGTAA
- a CDS encoding HWE histidine kinase domain-containing protein, whose product MIDHARVLNDQPAPLMILNRDLCFIYANDAYLRMVGRDWSGLIGRYVFDLFPESDERQRIIQNAFEIAAKGEPNEIVRLPYSIAVSPGSSEMVEKWWECQHSPAIGKDGEIVGVIQQAFDITAEVASEEMQLLLSQELNHRVKNLFAIVQALVVMSAQGETDAAALAEKIRNRVSALAAAHSVTAEQGEMSDVSMREIIRQVLAPYDGAQTEIDEASPSIKIDRSAVTPIGLILHELATNALKYGGWSVPGGKVEITWQFSQKPDEEGMIAFAWRESGLPGSASADRQKSGFGSRLMTNSARQLGGNLEQIWSEDGLETRFSFIANRARG is encoded by the coding sequence GTGATAGACCACGCCAGAGTGCTGAACGACCAGCCTGCCCCGCTGATGATCCTGAACCGCGATCTATGCTTTATTTACGCCAATGACGCCTATCTCAGGATGGTCGGGCGCGACTGGTCAGGCCTGATAGGCCGCTACGTGTTCGACCTGTTCCCCGAAAGCGATGAACGCCAGCGCATCATTCAAAACGCCTTTGAAATAGCTGCAAAAGGGGAACCGAACGAAATCGTCCGGCTGCCTTATTCGATCGCCGTATCGCCGGGTAGCAGCGAGATGGTCGAAAAATGGTGGGAGTGTCAGCATTCCCCGGCAATCGGCAAGGATGGTGAGATTGTCGGAGTGATCCAGCAGGCGTTCGACATAACCGCCGAGGTTGCGAGCGAGGAGATGCAGTTGCTGCTTTCGCAGGAGCTCAACCACCGGGTGAAGAACCTGTTCGCCATAGTTCAGGCGCTCGTGGTGATGAGCGCGCAGGGAGAGACCGACGCTGCGGCGCTGGCCGAAAAAATCCGCAACCGCGTATCCGCCTTGGCGGCGGCGCATTCGGTCACTGCCGAGCAGGGCGAAATGTCCGACGTATCCATGCGCGAGATCATTCGGCAGGTGCTGGCCCCCTACGACGGAGCGCAGACCGAGATCGACGAGGCCTCGCCATCGATCAAGATCGACCGCTCTGCAGTCACCCCCATCGGCCTGATTTTGCATGAACTGGCGACCAATGCGCTGAAATATGGCGGTTGGTCGGTGCCCGGTGGCAAGGTAGAAATCACCTGGCAGTTTTCGCAAAAGCCGGATGAAGAAGGCATGATCGCCTTCGCCTGGCGCGAGAGCGGCCTGCCGGGCAGCGCTTCTGCGGACCGGCAGAAATCAGGCTTCGGATCACGCCTAATGACCAACTCGGCCCGGCAGCTCGGCGGCAATTTGGAGCAGATCTGGAGCGAGGACGGGCTGGAAACCCGCTTCTCCTTCATCGCCAACCGAGCGCGCGGGTAG
- the metW gene encoding methionine biosynthesis protein MetW, with amino-acid sequence MADPNTHLRPDLAAILRRIEPHSRALDIGCGDGALMAALRDEKGVDARGIEIDGACVERCVAQGLSVVQGDADRDLAFYPDGAFDYAVLSQTLQTAARPDRMLDELLRVGRRAFVSFPNFAYWRMRWALLSGGRMPVTRHLPVTWYETANIHHATVRDFEELARALGISIERRWFFTRERQIGESGANWRAEYALFEVGRAG; translated from the coding sequence GTGGCTGACCCCAACACCCACCTGCGCCCCGACCTTGCCGCGATCCTGCGCCGGATCGAGCCGCATAGCCGTGCGCTCGACATTGGCTGCGGCGATGGCGCGCTGATGGCGGCCCTGCGCGATGAAAAGGGCGTGGATGCGCGCGGGATCGAGATCGACGGGGCCTGCGTGGAACGCTGCGTGGCACAGGGGCTCAGCGTGGTGCAGGGCGATGCCGACCGCGACCTCGCTTTCTATCCCGATGGCGCGTTCGATTACGCGGTACTCAGCCAGACCTTGCAAACCGCCGCCCGGCCCGACCGGATGCTGGACGAGCTGCTGCGCGTCGGCCGCCGCGCCTTCGTCAGCTTCCCCAATTTCGCCTATTGGCGCATGCGCTGGGCATTGCTGAGCGGTGGCCGCATGCCCGTGACGCGGCATTTGCCTGTGACCTGGTATGAAACCGCCAATATTCACCACGCAACCGTGCGCGATTTCGAGGAACTGGCCCGCGCGCTGGGCATAAGTATCGAACGCCGCTGGTTCTTCACTCGCGAACGGCAGATCGGCGAAAGCGGGGCCAATTGGCGCGCGGAATATGCGCTGTTCGAGGTGGGGCGAGCCGGATAA
- a CDS encoding homoserine O-acetyltransferase: MNAASALSAVSLPQPLSLDSGQALEGVEIAYQAYGELNDAGSNAILICHALTGDQHVASAHPVTGKPGWWERMVGPGKPIDTNRFHVICANVIGSCMGSTGPASAAADGDPYAMRFPVITIRDMVRAQVAMLDELGIERLHAVVGGSMGGMQALSLAANWPQRAERVLAIATTARHSAQNIAFHEVGRQAIMADPAWREGNYYAHGDAPDAGLAVARMAAHITYLSEEGLTEKFGRRLQDKADGSAGAKSFGFDADFQVESYLRYQGSGFTRRFDANSYLYITRAMDYFDIAEEHGGLLANAFSGHAPNNGRGEGARFCLVSFDTDWLYPTAESRHVVHALNAVGAPVSFVELSAPYGHDSFLLDVPALDRVVKGFIGG; this comes from the coding sequence ATGAATGCCGCATCCGCCCTGTCCGCCGTATCGCTGCCACAGCCCCTCTCGCTCGATAGCGGGCAGGCACTGGAAGGCGTGGAAATCGCCTATCAGGCCTATGGCGAGCTGAACGACGCGGGCAGCAACGCCATCCTGATATGTCACGCGCTGACCGGCGATCAGCATGTCGCCAGCGCGCATCCCGTCACCGGCAAACCGGGCTGGTGGGAACGGATGGTCGGCCCCGGCAAGCCAATCGATACGAACCGGTTCCACGTCATCTGCGCCAATGTGATCGGCAGCTGCATGGGCTCGACCGGGCCGGCATCCGCCGCAGCGGACGGCGATCCTTACGCCATGCGTTTCCCCGTCATCACCATCCGCGACATGGTCCGTGCGCAGGTGGCTATGCTGGACGAGCTTGGCATCGAGCGGCTGCACGCGGTTGTCGGCGGATCGATGGGCGGGATGCAGGCGCTCAGCCTGGCGGCCAATTGGCCACAACGCGCCGAACGGGTGCTCGCAATCGCCACTACCGCGCGGCACAGCGCACAGAATATCGCTTTCCACGAGGTTGGGCGGCAGGCGATCATGGCGGATCCAGCCTGGCGCGAGGGCAATTATTACGCGCATGGCGATGCTCCCGATGCCGGGCTCGCGGTGGCGCGGATGGCGGCGCATATTACCTATCTGTCCGAAGAAGGGCTGACCGAGAAATTCGGCCGCCGCCTCCAGGACAAGGCCGATGGCAGCGCGGGTGCCAAATCGTTCGGCTTCGATGCGGATTTCCAGGTGGAGAGCTATCTACGCTACCAGGGTAGCGGATTCACCCGGCGCTTCGATGCCAATTCCTACCTCTATATCACCCGCGCGATGGATTATTTCGATATTGCCGAGGAACATGGCGGCTTGCTCGCCAATGCATTCTCCGGCCATGCGCCGAATAACGGGCGGGGCGAGGGCGCGCGTTTCTGCCTGGTCAGCTTCGATACGGACTGGCTCTACCCCACTGCCGAAAGCCGCCATGTCGTTCATGCGCTAAATGCTGTCGGTGCGCCGGTCAGTTTCGTGGAGCTCAGCGCGCCCTACGGCCATGACAGCTTTCTGCTCGACGTCCCGGCGCTCGACCGAGTTGTGAAGGGGTTTATCGGTGGCTGA
- the hisC gene encoding histidinol-phosphate transaminase, which yields MANTRPTMKPWIEAIHAYVPGKATGSDGRSLVKLSANENPLGCSPAALEARSKAQHPAAYPDPDAKKLRGAIGEVHGIDPARIVCGTGSDELLNLAAQAFAGPGDEVLFSQFSFSVYDIAARRCGATPVEAAHRNYGADVDALLDSVGERTRVVFLANPNNPTGTFLPRKEVTRLHAGLPAYVLFVLDQAYAEYLRADQDDGGLELAAAHDNVLVTRTFSKIYGLAGERIGWATGAPHLVDALNRIRGPFNVTNGGQAAAIAGVEDREFVARSADHNRAERARFAERIEALGNHGLRAVPSEANFLLVLFEGALSAADALQAIAEAGYAVRHLPGQGLPHALRITIGQRADMDAIADVLASMCERAG from the coding sequence ATGGCAAATACCCGCCCCACCATGAAACCCTGGATCGAAGCGATCCACGCATACGTCCCCGGCAAGGCCACCGGATCGGACGGGCGCAGCCTAGTCAAGCTGTCCGCCAACGAGAACCCGCTCGGGTGCAGTCCGGCTGCGTTGGAAGCGCGCAGCAAGGCGCAACATCCGGCTGCCTATCCGGACCCGGATGCGAAAAAACTGCGCGGTGCGATCGGCGAGGTACATGGCATCGATCCGGCGCGGATCGTATGCGGGACTGGATCGGACGAGTTGCTCAATCTGGCAGCCCAGGCTTTCGCCGGGCCGGGGGACGAGGTGCTGTTCAGCCAGTTCAGCTTCTCCGTCTACGATATCGCCGCGCGCCGCTGCGGAGCAACGCCGGTAGAGGCGGCGCACCGTAATTACGGTGCCGATGTCGACGCCCTGCTGGATAGTGTCGGCGAGCGCACGCGCGTGGTGTTCCTCGCCAATCCGAACAATCCCACCGGCACATTCCTGCCGCGCAAAGAAGTAACACGGCTGCATGCCGGCTTGCCCGCTTATGTGCTGTTCGTGCTCGACCAGGCCTATGCCGAATATCTTCGCGCAGATCAGGATGATGGCGGGCTGGAACTGGCCGCTGCGCATGACAATGTGCTGGTCACGCGGACATTCTCCAAGATTTACGGGCTTGCGGGGGAGCGGATCGGCTGGGCCACCGGTGCGCCGCATCTGGTCGATGCGCTCAATCGCATTCGCGGGCCGTTCAACGTAACAAATGGTGGCCAGGCAGCGGCGATTGCGGGGGTCGAGGACCGCGAGTTCGTGGCCCGCTCCGCCGACCATAACCGCGCCGAACGTGCGCGGTTTGCCGAGCGGATAGAGGCGCTGGGCAATCACGGCCTGCGCGCGGTGCCGAGCGAGGCGAATTTCCTGCTGGTCCTGTTCGAAGGCGCGCTGTCTGCCGCAGATGCGCTGCAGGCGATTGCCGAGGCGGGCTATGCAGTGCGGCATTTGCCGGGCCAGGGCCTGCCCCATGCGCTGCGCATCACCATCGGCCAGCGCGCCGATATGGATGCGATCGCGGATGTTCTGGCATCCATGTGCGAGCGCGCCGGATGA
- a CDS encoding prephenate/arogenate dehydrogenase family protein encodes MSFQRIAIIGLGLLGGSLGLAIAQRLPNASTAGFDADPATRDRAAQLGLVGTVCGTAAEAVAGADLVILCVPVGAMSNAALTFAEALPADAVVSDVGSSKASVAKALAQALPHHTIIPAHPVAGTEQSGPDAGFGELFAHRWCILTPPADVPESAVEKLSAFWEALGANIEIMDPDHHDLVLAVTSHIPHLIAYTIVGTASDLEEVTRGEVIKYSAGGFRDFTRIAASDPTMWRDVFLNNREAVLEMLGRFTEDLTDMQRAIRRGDADKLFDLFTRTRDIRRGIVEQGQDDARPDFGRKDH; translated from the coding sequence ATGAGCTTCCAGCGTATCGCCATTATCGGGCTCGGCTTGCTCGGCGGTTCGCTCGGCCTCGCCATCGCGCAGCGGTTGCCGAATGCCAGCACGGCTGGCTTCGACGCCGATCCCGCCACCCGCGACCGCGCGGCGCAGCTCGGCCTGGTGGGCACGGTTTGCGGCACCGCTGCCGAAGCGGTCGCGGGGGCCGACCTCGTCATCCTGTGTGTACCTGTGGGTGCCATGAGCAATGCGGCATTAACATTCGCAGAGGCGCTGCCCGCCGATGCAGTGGTGAGCGATGTGGGATCGTCGAAGGCTTCCGTCGCCAAGGCGCTCGCTCAGGCCCTGCCGCACCACACCATCATCCCGGCCCACCCGGTTGCCGGCACCGAGCAAAGCGGGCCGGATGCCGGGTTCGGCGAGCTGTTCGCGCATCGCTGGTGTATCCTCACCCCGCCCGCCGATGTCCCCGAAAGCGCGGTCGAGAAGTTGAGCGCGTTCTGGGAAGCGCTGGGCGCCAATATCGAGATTATGGATCCGGACCATCACGATCTCGTGTTGGCCGTCACCAGTCATATCCCGCATCTGATCGCCTACACCATCGTCGGCACCGCCTCCGACCTGGAAGAGGTGACGCGCGGCGAAGTGATCAAATATTCTGCGGGTGGTTTCCGCGATTTCACCCGCATTGCCGCCAGCGATCCGACGATGTGGCGCGACGTATTCCTTAACAACCGCGAGGCGGTGCTGGAAATGCTCGGCCGGTTCACAGAGGATTTGACCGATATGCAGCGCGCCATCCGGCGCGGGGATGCGGACAAGCTGTTCGACCTGTTCACCCGCACGCGCGACATAAGGCGCGGCATCGTGGAGCAGGGCCAGGACGACGCCAGGCCCGATTTCGGGCGGAAGGATCATTAG
- a CDS encoding lysophospholipid acyltransferase family protein, translating to MMTAIAVLRSIIFYIVFYSGSVLFVTGSRIAREMGFRPLRKMVHGWVAWHRWCVNWLLGIRVVVEGVNASEPVLYAVRHESFFEAIDLPHLFDVPAIFAKEELFAIPVWGGSAEKYGCVPVARGDGARALRRMISAAKTYNAQGRPLVIFPEGTRVPHGERRNLQSGFAGLYKLLGLPVIPVAVDSGPLYHRIWKRSGTITYRFGEPIEPGLPRDEIERRVLDAMNALND from the coding sequence ATGATGACGGCAATCGCGGTGCTGCGCAGCATCATCTTCTACATCGTATTCTACAGCGGCTCGGTGCTGTTCGTGACCGGCAGCCGGATCGCGCGCGAGATGGGTTTTCGCCCCTTGCGCAAAATGGTTCATGGCTGGGTCGCCTGGCACCGCTGGTGCGTAAACTGGCTGCTCGGCATCCGGGTGGTGGTGGAAGGAGTCAACGCGTCCGAGCCGGTGCTATATGCGGTGAGGCACGAAAGCTTCTTCGAAGCGATCGACCTGCCGCATCTGTTCGACGTGCCCGCGATTTTTGCGAAGGAAGAGCTTTTCGCCATCCCCGTTTGGGGCGGCAGCGCGGAAAAATATGGCTGCGTCCCGGTGGCGCGCGGCGACGGTGCGCGCGCCTTGCGGCGAATGATCAGCGCGGCCAAAACGTATAATGCGCAAGGCCGACCGCTGGTGATATTCCCCGAAGGAACCCGCGTTCCGCATGGGGAGCGGCGCAATCTGCAATCGGGGTTTGCCGGATTGTACAAATTGCTCGGCCTGCCGGTGATACCCGTCGCGGTGGATAGCGGCCCGCTCTATCACCGCATCTGGAAACGCAGCGGCACGATCACTTACCGCTTCGGAGAACCGATCGAGCCGGGCCTGCCCCGCGACGAGATCGAACGGCGCGTGCTCGACGCGATGAATGCGCTGAACGATTGA
- a CDS encoding YdcF family protein: MIRKALASLVAVWIIGFALFAITLPQPMPLTGKVSEAVIVPTGGPGRIMRGLQVLRARKAPLMLVTGVDREVKPAEFAAQFEVAGELMDCCITLGFQAVDTQGNAREAAQWVAARQVTSIRLVTTDWHMRRAANELESALPESVVVDRDAVASAPSLGTLFLEYHKLIYSWITT, from the coding sequence GTGATCAGGAAAGCGCTCGCCAGCCTGGTTGCCGTCTGGATAATCGGCTTCGCGCTGTTTGCTATCACCCTGCCGCAGCCGATGCCGTTGACGGGCAAGGTCAGCGAAGCGGTGATCGTGCCGACCGGCGGGCCGGGGCGGATCATGCGCGGGCTGCAAGTTCTGCGCGCGCGCAAGGCCCCGTTGATGCTGGTGACGGGTGTCGACCGAGAGGTCAAACCGGCCGAATTCGCCGCTCAATTCGAAGTTGCAGGCGAATTGATGGATTGCTGCATCACGCTCGGTTTCCAGGCGGTCGATACGCAGGGCAATGCGAGAGAAGCGGCGCAGTGGGTGGCCGCGCGCCAGGTGACCAGCATCCGCCTTGTCACCACCGACTGGCACATGCGCCGCGCGGCGAACGAGCTCGAATCGGCCTTGCCCGAAAGTGTCGTGGTGGACCGCGATGCGGTCGCCTCGGCACCATCGCTGGGCACGCTATTCCTTGAATATCACAAGCTGATCTACAGCTGGATCACCACATGA
- a CDS encoding cell division protein: MKPAPSIQRNKVRGFSPFAGERAADLVPQARLAGPMPWVIAIMVALTVIAAAGGLALSNLAGGARSDLEGGATVQIIEASPAERDRQAEAALALLAEDPRVATLRRVPDAELDSLLEPWLGTGSGGEAVPIPALIDLRLRGEADDVTLAQLQDSVENVAPAARIDAQASWLGPVFGAIAAMQWLSLALVLLLSLTGAAAVWLASRSALGANRETIEIIHLLGGTDRQIARIFQRSIGFDAVMGGAAGLALGLAAVLILGRQFAQLGSGMVSGGGFGWLDWLALAAIPVVGVALAMLTARMTVLLALRKML; this comes from the coding sequence ATGAAGCCGGCGCCGTCCATTCAGCGCAATAAGGTTCGCGGCTTTTCGCCCTTCGCCGGGGAGCGTGCGGCGGATCTGGTGCCGCAGGCCCGGCTGGCTGGCCCGATGCCGTGGGTGATCGCGATCATGGTGGCGCTGACCGTAATCGCAGCGGCGGGCGGACTGGCCTTGAGCAACCTGGCCGGCGGCGCGCGCAGCGACCTCGAAGGCGGTGCGACGGTCCAGATCATCGAAGCATCCCCGGCAGAGCGCGACCGGCAGGCGGAGGCGGCGTTGGCGCTGCTTGCCGAAGACCCGCGCGTGGCGACGCTGCGGCGGGTGCCCGATGCGGAACTCGATAGCTTGCTCGAACCTTGGTTGGGAACCGGATCGGGCGGTGAAGCGGTGCCCATCCCGGCGCTGATCGACCTGCGTTTGCGGGGGGAGGCGGACGATGTGACGCTCGCTCAATTGCAGGATTCGGTGGAAAACGTTGCGCCTGCCGCGCGGATCGATGCGCAGGCCAGTTGGCTGGGCCCGGTATTCGGGGCGATTGCCGCCATGCAGTGGCTCTCGCTGGCGCTGGTTCTCCTGCTGTCATTGACCGGCGCGGCGGCAGTGTGGCTCGCCTCGCGCAGCGCGCTGGGTGCCAACCGCGAAACGATCGAGATCATCCACTTGCTGGGCGGCACGGACCGGCAAATCGCCCGGATTTTCCAGCGTTCGATCGGATTCGACGCGGTGATGGGCGGGGCGGCCGGTCTGGCGCTCGGCCTGGCAGCGGTGCTGATCCTGGGGCGGCAATTCGCGCAATTGGGATCGGGCATGGTATCGGGCGGAGGGTTCGGATGGCTCGACTGGCTGGCGCTTGCGGCGATCCCGGTCGTGGGCGTGGCGCTGGCGATGCTGACCGCGCGAATGACCGTGCTGCTGGCGCTGAGGAAGATGCTGTGA
- the ftsE gene encoding cell division ATP-binding protein FtsE, with protein sequence MTEGPGEIVSFDNVGLRYGTDSEVLSNVSFTLFPGSFYFLTGASGAGKTSLLKLIYLAQRPSRGVIRMFGTDLITLPRGKIPAFRRRIGTVFQDFRLVPHLSSFDNVALPLRLSGVPEGELAKPVSDMLDWVGLSHRADARPETLSGGEQQRVAIARAVIARPDILVADEPTGNVDPDMALKLLRLFEALNRLGTTVVVATHDVHLLKKVPESLIMRLDNGRLSDPTGALKYPPRPAAGGNEGEGTA encoded by the coding sequence ATGACCGAGGGGCCGGGCGAGATCGTGAGTTTCGACAATGTCGGGCTACGCTATGGCACCGATAGCGAGGTGTTAAGTAACGTAAGTTTCACGCTTTTTCCCGGAAGCTTCTATTTTCTGACCGGCGCCAGCGGAGCCGGGAAAACTTCCTTGTTGAAATTGATCTATCTTGCTCAGCGCCCCTCGCGCGGAGTGATCCGCATGTTCGGAACCGACCTGATCACGCTGCCGCGTGGAAAAATTCCCGCTTTCCGCCGCCGGATCGGCACGGTTTTCCAGGATTTCCGGCTGGTTCCGCATCTTTCCAGCTTCGATAATGTGGCGCTCCCCTTGCGGCTTTCCGGTGTGCCCGAGGGCGAATTGGCCAAGCCGGTTTCGGACATGCTCGACTGGGTCGGGCTGAGCCACCGCGCGGATGCCCGGCCCGAAACCTTGTCGGGCGGGGAACAGCAGCGTGTGGCCATCGCCCGGGCAGTGATTGCGCGGCCCGACATTTTGGTGGCGGACGAGCCGACCGGGAATGTCGATCCCGATATGGCGCTGAAGCTGCTGCGATTGTTCGAAGCGTTGAACCGCCTCGGTACCACCGTCGTGGTCGCGACCCACGACGTGCATCTGCTTAAGAAAGTGCCGGAATCGCTAATCATGCGGCTCGACAATGGCCGTCTGTCCGATCCGACCGGTGCGCTGAAATATCCGCCCCGTCCGGCCGCTGGTGGCAACGAAGGGGAAGGCACCGCATGA
- a CDS encoding MJ0042-type zinc finger domain-containing protein, translated as MIIACPACSTRYVVPDASIGVDGRTVRCAKCKHSWHQDGPELNLADFVAEPAAQQTPPPAPPLAPPKPREKPRAPATDHPSPPPTVVETAPAPQPEYDEASNVSQFDYQPPFRPRRNPLKLWTAAAAIFAVLALGSVVAVNFLGLPDWVPVNRPTFAMGQPGLVLEFPEDQQDRRALPNGTEFFGATGTIKNTGRETRRVPPLLIVLRDQRDRIVFDWVVEPPQSSLAPGESMTINEAVTDVPKSAKFAEIGWKPG; from the coding sequence ATGATAATCGCCTGCCCCGCCTGCTCTACGCGCTATGTCGTTCCCGACGCCTCGATAGGTGTCGATGGCCGCACCGTGCGCTGCGCCAAGTGCAAACATAGCTGGCATCAGGACGGCCCCGAGTTGAACCTGGCGGATTTCGTCGCTGAGCCCGCTGCGCAGCAAACCCCGCCTCCAGCCCCGCCGCTGGCCCCGCCGAAACCGCGCGAGAAACCGCGCGCCCCGGCAACCGACCATCCCTCGCCGCCGCCCACCGTGGTGGAGACCGCACCCGCGCCGCAGCCCGAATATGACGAGGCGAGCAACGTCTCGCAGTTCGACTATCAGCCGCCCTTCCGTCCGCGCCGTAATCCGCTGAAGCTGTGGACCGCCGCCGCCGCAATTTTCGCAGTGCTCGCGCTGGGCAGCGTGGTGGCCGTCAACTTCCTCGGCTTGCCCGATTGGGTGCCGGTCAATCGCCCGACCTTCGCCATGGGCCAGCCCGGCCTGGTGCTGGAATTTCCCGAGGACCAGCAGGATCGCCGCGCGCTGCCCAATGGGACGGAGTTTTTCGGGGCTACCGGCACGATCAAGAACACCGGCCGCGAAACGCGCCGGGTGCCGCCGCTGCTGATCGTGCTGCGCGATCAGCGTGACCGGATCGTGTTCGATTGGGTGGTGGAGCCGCCGCAATCCAGCCTCGCGCCGGGCGAAAGCATGACGATCAACGAAGCGGTGACGGACGTCCCCAAATCGGCGAAGTTTGCAGAGATCGGCTGGAAACCAGGCTGA